From the Brassica napus cultivar Da-Ae chromosome A8, Da-Ae, whole genome shotgun sequence genome, one window contains:
- the LOC125577144 gene encoding 2-phytyl-1,4-beta-naphthoquinone methyltransferase, chloroplastic-like, whose amino-acid sequence MAALLGIVFPVTFPGHGQLPVKTRRRSVVKSSSSSDERQTLFNRIAPVYDNLNDLLSLGQHRIWKNMAVSWSGARTGDKVLDLCCGSGDLAFLLSEKVGSSGKVMGLDFSSEQLAVAASRQKLRGRSCYRCIEWIEGDATDLPFDDCEFDAITMGYGLRNVVDRDRAMREMCRVLKPGSRVSILDFNKSNQSVTAFMQDWMIDNVVVPVATLYDLAKEYEYLKYSINGYLTGEELETLASEAGFSRASHYEISGGFMGNLVAVR is encoded by the exons ATGGCAGCTCTACTCGGTATCGTCTTCCCGGTGACCTTCCCCGGCCACGGCCAGCTCCCGGTTAAAACGCGACGGAGATCGGTGGTTAAGTCCTCGAGCTCCTCCGACGAACGTCAGACTCTATTCAACCGCATTGCTCCCGTTTACGATAAC CTGAACGATCTCTTGAGCTTAGGACAACATCGTATCTGGAAGAACATGGCTGTTTCCTGGAGCGG AGCGAGAACAGGAGATAAAGTTCTCGACTTGTGTTGTGGAAGTGGTGATTTAGCGTTTCTCTTGTCTGAGAAAGTTGGTTCCAGTGGAAAG GTGATGGGTTTGGATTTCTCCTCTGAACAACTAGCTGTTGCAGCTTCTAGACAGAAGCTTAGAGGGAGGTCTTGCTACAGGTGTATAGA GTGGATTGAAGGTGATGCTACTGATTTGCCATTTGATGACTGTGAATTTGATGCTATTACGATGGGTTATGGTCTTAGAAATGTTGTTGATAGAGATAGAGCCATGAGGGAGATGTGTCGAGTTCTGAAACCAG GTTCGAGAGTATCCATACTTGATTTCAATAAGAGCAATCAATCAGTTACTGCATTTATGCAG GATTGGATGATTGACAATGTAGTTGTCCCTGTGGCTACTCTTTATGATCTTGCAAAGGAGTATGAATATCTGAAATATTCAATCAATGGGTACCTAACAG GAGAAGAGCTGGAGACTCTTGCTTCAGAAGCTGGCTTCTCAAGGGCCAGTCATTATGAGATTAGCGGTGGTTTCATGGGGAATTTGGTCGCTGTGAGGTAA
- the LOC106434222 gene encoding pectinesterase inhibitor 12-like, whose amino-acid sequence MSTATHITILGMIFVLLAASCRSAAAFSLFLDDPCTVTDFPALCRGTIKGQRNVNAATDVAIAELMKRTRQARDIAKKELKVLDGGVSTCLSNFNSAFDNLDKALKNIKEGDRFSLNINLSAALTDYDTCSETMKGTPGNNAIYKSAGVLYKMADNCLALSTLFN is encoded by the coding sequence ATGTCAACCGCTACCCATATCACCATCCTCGGGATGATCTTCGTCCTCCTCGCCGCCTCATGCAGAAGCGCGGCAGCATTTAGCCTCTTTCTCGACGACCCTTGCACGGTGACGGATTTTCCTGCATTGTGCAGAGGCACCATTAAGGGTCAAAGGAATGTGAACGCAGCTACGGATGTGGCCATAGCAGAGCTAATGAAGAGGACGAGGCAAGCCAGAGATATCGCCAAGAAAGAGCTGAAAGTACTTGACGGAGGTGTTTCGACTTGTTTGTCCAACTTCAATAGCGCGTTTGACAATTTGGACAAGGCCCTTAAGAACATTAAGGAAGGCGATCGTTTTAGCCTTAACATTAACCTTAGTGCTGCGTTAACGGACTACGATACTTGCAGCGAGACAATGAAGGGAACTCCGGGGAATAACGCCATTTATAAATCCGCAGGGGTTTTGTACAAGATGGCtgataattgtttggctctTTCTACCCTTTTTAATTAA
- the LOC106434214 gene encoding uncharacterized protein LOC106434214 has protein sequence MSSYLIFTFIILLCLLSSSFSSSASLHNATNESVTFRPQHEIQKLKLIREHLQKINKPAIKTIQSSDGDIIDCVPSHHQPAFDHPLLQGQRPMDPPEMPKGQSQENESHEDFQLWSLTGEFCPEGTIPIRRTTEQDMLRASSVRKFGRKIRRVRRDSSSNGHEHAVGYVSGSKYYGAKANVNVWTPHVSSKYEFSLSQIWVIAGSFADDLNTIEAGWQVSPELYGDTNPRFFTYWTSDAYQATGCYNLLCSGFIQTNNRIAIGAAISPVSSYKGGQFDISLLIWKDPKHGHWWLQFGSGTLVGYWPVSLFTHLMEHGNMVQFGGEIVNTQPDGSHTSTQMGSGHFAGEGFGKASYFRNLEVVDWDNTLIPISNLRVLADHPNCYDIRGGVNRVWGNYFYYGGPGKNSKCP, from the exons ATGTCTTCTTATTTGATCTTCACTTTCATCATCTTACTCTGCCtcctctcttcttccttctcctcctcTGCTTCTCTACATAACGCCACAAACGAAAGTGTGACTTTCCGGCCTCAACATGAGATACAGAAGCTGAAACTCATCAGAGAACACCTCCAAAAGATCAATAAACCCGCCATTAAGACCATTCAG AGCTCAGATGGAGATATAATAGATTGTGTTCCATCTCATCACCAGCCAGCTTTTGATCATCCCTTGTTACAAGGACAAAGACCAATG GATCCACCAGAGATGCCCAAAGGGCAGAGCCAAGAAAATGAATCCCATGAAGATTTTCAGCTTTGGAGTTTAACCGGTGAGTTTTGTCCAGAAGGTACGATTCCGATCAGAAGAACAACGGAGCAAGACATGTTAAGAGCAAGTTCTGTCCGTAAATTTGGTCGCAAAATAAGGCGCGTGAGAAGGGACTCGAGTAGTAACGGCCACGAG CATGCGGTGGGATACGTATCGGGAAGTAAATACTACGGAGCAAAAGCGAATGTAAACGTGTGGACGCCACATGTAAGCAGCAAATACGAGTTTAGTCTATCTCAGATTTGGGTCATCGCCGGTTCTTTCGCCGACGATCTTAATACCATCGAAGCTGGTTGGCAG GTTAGCCCGGAGCTGTACGGAGACACTAATCCAAGATTCTTCACATATTGGACG TCGGATGCGTACCAGGCAACAGGATGCTATAACTTATTGTGTTCCGGTTTCATTCAGACCAACAATCGAATTGCGATCGGAGCTGCTATTTCTCCGGTTTCGTCATATAAAGGTGGACAATTCGATATAAGTCTATTGATATGGAAG GACCCAAAACACGGACACTGGTGGCTCCAATTCGGGTCGGGTACACTAGTCGGGTATTGGCCCGTATCTTTGTTCACACACCTGATGGAGCATGGGAACATGGTCCAATTCGGTGGGGAGATCGTGAACACACAACCTGATGGTTCACATACTTCGACTCAGATGGGAAGTGGCCATTTTGCCGGTGAAGGTTTTGGAAAAGCATCGTACTTTAGGAATCTTGAGGTGGTAGATTGGGACAATACACTTATACCGATATCTAATCTTAGAGTTCTTGCGGATCATCCTAATTGTTATGACATAAGAGGGGGAGTAAACCGGGTTTGgggtaactatttttattatgGAGGACCTGGTAAAAACTCGAAATGcccataa
- the LOC106434217 gene encoding lipase-like — MIPLLLTSALQLAELLVSSVVHILFGLYLFSSAIAGDLTQTFLESIFKPKPIVEVKQGNTTTQVNDLTPIVLVHGIFGFGKGRLGGLSYFAGAEKKDERVLVPDLGSLTSVHDRARELFYYLKGGRVDYGEDHSKACGHSQFGRFYDKGEYQEWDEDHPIHFVGHSAGAQVVRVLQQMLADEMFDGHENTNENWVLSLTSLSGALNGSTRTYLDGIQPEDGKSLKPICLLQICRFGSIIYDWLDISWLKSYYNFGFDHFNMSWKKTGLRGLVDCLLGNAGPFASSSGDWILPDLSIQETMKLNANLKTFPNTFYFSYATKRTRKPPLGGVMGIHPLLSIRVLQMSQWRYPRGIPLPYKGYIDEDWQDNDGALNTVSMTHPRIPVEHSNLVVRSDSDCLPLQPGIWYYKIVEADHIMFILNRERAGVEFDLIYDDIFERCRKHVFRQSPQTMPNKAQRKLGGDKEE, encoded by the exons ATGATTCCATTGTTGCTTACGTCAGCTCTTCAACTAGCAGAGCTTTTAGTTAGCTCCGTCGTTCATATTCTATTCGGGCTTTACCTCTTCAGCTCAGCCATCGCCGGAGATCTCACTCAGACATTTCTTGAGTCAATCTTCAAGCCCAAGCCCATTGTTGAAGTTAAACAAGGGAATACAACAACACAAGTCAATGACTTGACTCCCATTGTTTTAGTCCATGgcattttcggttttggcaaaGGA AGGTTAGGTGGTTTATCATACTTTGCTGGAGCTGAGAAGAAGGATGAGAGAGTATTGGTTCCTGATTTGGGTTCTTTAACGAGTGTACACGATAG GGCGAGAGAGTTGTTTTATTACTTGAAAGGTGGACGAGTTGATTACGGTGAAGATCATAGCAAAGCTTGCGGGCATTCTCAGTTTGGTCGTTTTTATGACAAAG GGGAGTATCAAGAATGGGATGAAGATCATCCTATTCACTTTGTTGGCCACTCTGCTGGTGCTCAAGTTGTTCGTGTGTTGCAGCAAATGCTCGCTGACGAG ATGTTTGATGGTCATGAGAACACAAATGAGAACTGGGTGTTGAGTTTAACATCCTTATCAGGAGCATTAAATGGGAGTACTAGAACCTACCTCGATGGAATTCA gCCAGAGGATGGCAAGTCCCTCAAACCCATATGTCTACTCCAGATTTGTAGATTCGGATCCATCATCTACGACTGGCTAGACATCTCCTGGCTCAAATCCTATTACAACTTCGGGTTCGACCATTTCAACATGTCCTGGAAGAAGACAGGCCTACGCGGCCTCGTGGACTGCCTTCTCGGAAACGCAGGCCCATTTGCATCATCATCAGGAGACTGGATCTTGCCTGACCTCTCCATCCAAGAAACAATGAAACTCAATGCTAATCTCAAGACTTTCCCAAACACGTTCTACTTCAGCTACGCGACTAAGCGTACAAGAAAACCACCTCTTGGGGGAGTGATGGGTATACATCCTTTGCTTTCCATTAGGGTCTTGCAGATGAGTCAGTGGCGTTACCCTCGTGGCATCCCTCTGCCTTATAAGGGCTACATAGATGAAGATTGGCAGGACAATGATGGAGCGTTGAACACTGTATCTATGACTCATCCACGGATTCCTGTTGAACATTCTAATCTCGTTGTTCGTAGTGACTCAGATTGTCTCCCGCTACAGCCAGGGATTTG GTACTACAAGATTGTGGAGGCGGAtcatattatgtttattttgaaCCGAGAGAGAGCAGGTGTGGAGTTTGATTTGATATACGATGATATATTTGAGAGGTGCAGGAAACATGTGTTCAGGCAGAGCCCTCAGACAATGCCGAACAAAGCTCAGAGGAAGCTAGGAGGAGACAAAGAAGAATAG
- the LOC106434229 gene encoding glutamate--glyoxylate aminotransferase 1 — MALEYDLLNENVKKCQYAVRGELYLRASELQKEGKKIIFTNVGNPHALGQKPLTFPRQVVALCQAPFLLDDPNVGMLFPADAIARAKHYLSLTSGGLGAYSDSRGLPGVRKEVAEFIQRRDGYPSDPELIFLTDGASKGVMQILNCVIRGEGDGILVPVPQYPLYSATISLLGGSLVPYYLDESENWGLDVNNLRQSVAQARSQGISVRAMVIINPGNPTGQCLSEANLKEILKFCYNEKLVLLGDEVYQQNIYQDERPFISSKKVLMDMGSPFSKGVQLVSFHTVSKGYWGECGQRGGYFEMTNIPPRVVEEIYKVASIALSPNVSAQIFMGLMVSPPKPGDISYDQFARESKGILESLRRRAKIMTDGFNSCKNVVCNFTEGAMYSFPQIRLPPGALQAAKQAGKVPDVFYCLKLLEATGISTVPGSGFGQKEGVFHLRTTILPAEEEMPEIMDSFKKFNDEFMAQYDNGFGYSRM; from the exons ATGGCTTTAGAGTACGATCTTCTGAATGAAAACGTGAAGAAGTGTCAGTATGCTGTAAGAGGTGAGCTCTATCTCCGTGCTTCTGAGCTTCAGAAGGAAGGCAAAAAG ATCATTTTCACAAACGTTGGGAACCCTCATGCTTTAGGACAGAAGCCTCTCACTTTTCCTCGCCAg GTGGTTGCGCTCTGTCAAGCTCCGTTTCTACTAGATGACCCCAATGTTGGAATGCTATTTCCAGCTGATGCTATTGCCAGAGCTAAGCATTATCTCTCCTTGACTTCTGGCGGTTtag GTGCTTACAGTGACTCAAGAGGCCTTCCTGGAGTCAGGAAAGAGGTTGCTGAGTTCATTCAACGTCGTGATGGCTATCCAAG TGACCCAGAACTCATATTTCTCACTGATGGAGCTAGCAAAGGTGTGATGCAAATCTTGAACTGTGTTATACGCGGTGAGGGAGATGGG ATTCTAGTTCCGGTTCCACAGTATCCACTCTACTCAGCTACCATATCACTCTTAGGTGGTTCTCTTGTTCCTTACTATCTCGATGAGTCTGAGAACTGGGGGCTTGATGTCAACAACCTTAGACAGTCCGTTGCTCAGGCTCGTTCTCAAGGGATCTCG GTAAGGGCAATGGTGATCATTAACCCTGGGAACCCAACTGGTCAGTGTCTAAGCGAAGCTAACTTAAAAGAGATATTGAAGTTCTGTTACAACGAGAAACTGGTTCTTCTGGGAGATGAGGTTTATCAGCAGAACATATACCAGGATGAGCGTCCCTTTATCAGCTCCAAGAAG GTTTTGATGGATATGGGCTCGCCGTTCAGCAAGGGAGTCCAGCTTGTGTCTTTTCACACTGTCTCTAAAGGTTATTGGGGCGAGTGTGGACAGAGAGGTGGATACTTTGAAATGACCAACATCCCTCCCAGG GTTGTTGAAGAGATATACAAGGTTGCATCTATCGCTCTCAGCCCTAATGTGTCTGCACAGATCTTT ATGGGTTTGATGGTTAGTCCTCCAAAGCCTGGAGACATCTCATATGACCAGTTCGCCCGTGAAAG CAAGGGGATTCTTGAATCTTTGAGAAGAAGAGCAAAGATCATGACTGATGGATTCAACAGCTGCAAGAACGTTGTCTGCAACTTCACAGAag GTGCAATGTATTCGTTTCCTCAAATACGGTTACCACCGGGAGCTCTCCAAGCTGCGAAGCAAGCAGGAAAAGTGCCAGACGTTTTCTACTGTCTCAAGCTCTTAGAAGCAACAGGAATCTCCACAGTGCCTGGCTCTGGATTTGGACAGAAAGAAGG TGTGTTCCATCTGAGGACAACGATCTTGCCTGCGGAAGAAGAGATGCCGGAGATCATGGATAGTTTCAAGAAGTTCAACGACGAGTTCATGGCTCAGTATGATAATGGCTTTGGTTATTCCAGAATGTGA
- the LOC106434189 gene encoding 60S ribosomal protein L27a-2-like, whose protein sequence is MATALKKNRKKRGHVSAGHGRIGKHRKHPGGRGNAGGMHHHRILFDKYHPGYFGKVGMRYFHKLRNKFYCPIVNLDRLWSLVPEDVKAKAGKDGKVPMIDVTQHGFFKVLGKGHLPEGKPFVVKAKLISKTAEKKIKEAGGAVVLTA, encoded by the coding sequence atggcgACGGCGTTGAAGAAGAACAGGAAGAAGAGAGGCCACGTCAGCGCGGGGCACGGGCGTATCGGGAAGCACCGCAAGCACCCCGGAGGTCGCGGAAACGCGGGAGGAATGCACCACCACCGGATCCTCTTCGACAAGTACCATCCGGGATACTTCGGGAAAGTAGGGATGAGGTACTTCCACAAGCTCCGCAACAAGTTCTACTGCCCCATCGTCAACCTCGACAGGCTCTGGTCGCTGGTTCCGGAGGACGTGAAGGCCAAGGCGGGGAAGGATGGTAAGGTGCCGATGATCGACGTGACGCAGCACGGGTTCTTTAAAGTGTTGGGGAAAGGGCATTTGCCTGAGGGCAAGCCGTTTGTGGTGAAGGCGAAGCTTATTTCGAAGACTGCTGAGAAGAAGATTAAGGAGGCTGGTGGTGCTGTTGTGCTCACTGCCTAG
- the LOC106434190 gene encoding ubiquitin-conjugating enzyme E2 variant 1A, with the protein MSSEEAKVVVPRNFRLLEELERGEKGIGDGTVSYGMDDADDIYMQSWTGTILGPHNTAYEGKIFQLKLFCGKEYPESPPTVRFQTRINMACVNPETGVVEPSLFPMLANWRREYTMEDILIKLKKEMMTSHNRKLAQPPEGTEEARADPKGPAKCCVM; encoded by the exons ATGAGCTCCGAGGAAGCTAAAGTCGTCG TGCCAAGGAACTTTAGATTGTTGGAGGAGCTTGAGAGAGGCGAGAAAGGTATCGGAGATGGTACCGTAAGCTATGGGATGGACGATGCTGATGATATCTATATGCAATCCTGGACTGGCACCATCCTCGGCCCTCATAAT ACTGCATACGAAGGGAAAATATTCCAGCTGAAGCTCTTCTGTGGCAAGGAATACCCTGAAAGTCCACCTACTGTGAGGTTCCAGACCCGGATTAACATGGCTTGTGTCAACCCCGAAACTGGAGTG GTTGAACCGAGTCTCTTCCCTATGCTCGCTAACTGGAGGCGAGAATACACAATGGAGGACATTCTGATTAAGCTGAAAAAGGAAATGATGACTTCCCATAACCGCAAGTTAGCTCAACCCCCGGAAG GTACTGAGGAAGCTAGGGCTGACCCAAAGGGACCAGCTAAATGTTGTGTGATGTGA
- the LOC111211221 gene encoding dynein light chain 1, cytoplasmic-like, which translates to MEGVELELERRSKFLNSLIQQKKKAKEQQDQKDEFNVRVRASDMPLSVQNRAFSLSRGLLNATPGKADNKRLALALKKDFDSAYGPAWHCIVGTSFGSYVTHSVGGFLYFQIDKVYVLLFKTAVEPLDHQ; encoded by the exons ATGGAAGGAGTTGAGCTTGAATTAGAGAGAAGAAGCAAGTTCTTGAACAGCTTGAtacagcagaagaagaaggctaAAGAGCAGCAAGACCAGAAAGACGAGTTCAATGTCCGAGTTCGAGCTTCCGACATGCCTCTGTCAGTGCAAAACAGGGCCTTCAGTTTGTCCCGTGGGCTCTTGAATGCCACTCCTGGAAAGGCCGACAACAAACGACTCGCTCTCGCCCTTAAAAAG GACTTCGATTCTGCCTACGGCCCTGCATGGCATTGCATTGTTGGGACCAGCTTTGGTTCATACGTGACTCATTCCGTTGGAGGATTCTTATATTTCCAGATCGACAAGGTTTATGTTCTTCTATTCAAGACTGCTGTGGAACCCCTAGATCACCAATAA
- the LOC125577143 gene encoding probable phosphoglucomutase, cytoplasmic 1, whose protein sequence is MAFKVTLVSTSPIDGQKPGTSGLRKKVKVFKQPNYLENFVQATFNALTPEKVKGATLVVSGDGRYYSKDAVQIIIKMAAANGVRRVWVGKNTLMSTPAVSAVIRERSGADGSKATGAFILTASHNPGGPTEDFGIKYNMENGGPAPESITDKIYENTKTIKEYPIAEDLPNVDVSAIGVTSFEGPEGKFDVEVFDSADDYVKLMKSIFGFESIRKLLSSPKFTFCYDALHGVAGAYAHRIFVEELGAQESALLNCVPKEDFGGGHPDPNLTYAKELVARMGLGKSDTGGEPPEFGAAADGDADRNMILGKRFFVTPSDSVAIIAANAIEAIPYFSSGLKGVARSMPTSAALDVVAKSLNLKFFEVPTGWKFFGNLMDAGMCSVCGEESFGTGSDHIREKDGIWAVLAWMSILAHKNKDSIDGDTKLVTVEDIVRQHWATYGRHYYTRYDYENVDAGKAKELMEHLVKLQSSIPEVNKIVKGIRSDVANVSSADEFEYKDPVDGSISKHQGIRYLFEDGSRLVFRLSGTGSEGATIRLYIEQYEKDASKIGRESQEALSPLVDIALKLSKMEEFTGRSAPTVIT, encoded by the exons ATGGCTTTCAAGGTTACTCTCGTCTCCACATCCCCCATCGATGGCCAGAAACCCGGTACCTCTGGTCTCCGTAAGAAG GTGAAAGTGTTCAAGCAGCCCAATTACTTAGAGAATTTTGTGCAAGCAACGTTTAATGCTCTTACTCCTGAGAAAGTCAAag GTGCCACGCTCGTGGTCTCTGGTGATGGTCGTTATTACTCAAAGGATGCTGTTCAG ATCATAATTAAGATGGCAGCAGCTAATGGTGTACGCCGTGTGTGGGTTGGTAAAAACACTCTGATGTCAACCCCTGCTGTATCAGCTGTGATTCGTGAAAGATCAGGGGCTGAT GGATCGAAAGCAACTGGAGCATTTATCTTAACAGCAAGTCACAACCCTGGTGGCCCTACTGAG GATTTTGGAATCAAATACAATATGGAAAATGGAGGCCCTGCTCCTGAATCCATTACTGATAAGATTTACGAGAACACTAAGACAATCAAGGAGTACCCAATAGcagaagatttacccaat GTTGATGTTTCTGCCATTGGTGTAACGAGTTTTGAAGGACCTGAAGGAAAATTTGATGTTGAAGTTTTTGATTCCGCAGATGACTACGTTAAACTAATGAA GTCAATCTTCGGCTTTGAGTCCATCCGGAAATTACTTTCATCTCCAAAATTTACGTTCTG CTACGATGCCTTGCACGGTGTTGCTGGGGCCTATGCGCATCGCATCTTTGTGGAAGAACTCGGTGCGCAAGAAAGTGCCTTGTTGAACTGCGTACCcaag GAGGACTTTGGAGGAGGCCATCCGGATCCCAATCTGACCTATGCTAAGGAGCTTGTGGCACGAATGGGACTAGGTAAATCCGACACTGGAGGTGAACCTCCAGAGTTCGGTGCGGCTGCTGATGGTGATGCAGACCGTAACATGATCCTCGGTAAAAG GTTCTTTGTTACTCCTTCTGATTCAGTTGCCATAATTGCGGCAAATGCCATTGAAGCCATACCCTACTTCAGCTCTGGTTTGAAAGGTGTTGCAAG GAGCATGCCGACCTCAGCTGCTCTAGATGTTGTTGCAAAAAGCTTGAATCTGAAGTTCTTTGAG GTTCCAACAGGCTGGAAGTTTTTTGGTAATCTGATGGATGCCGGGATGTGTTCCGTCTGTGGGGAAGAAAGTTTTGGAACTG GCTCCGATCATATCCGTGAGAAAGATGGGATATGGGCAGTTCTAGCGTGGATGTCCATACTTGCTCACAAGAACAAGGATAGCATTGACGGCGACACTAAACTGGTGACGGTTGAAGACATTGTCCGCCAGCACTGGGCTACCTATGGCCGTCACTACTACACTCGTTACGACTATGAG AATGTAGACGCAGGTAAAGCCAAGGAACTGATGGAGCATTTGGTCAAACTGCAATCTTCAATTCCTGAAGTCAACAA GATTGTGAAAGGAATTCGTTCGGACGTGGCAAATGTCTCCAGTGCCGATGAGTTCGAGTACAAAGATCCAGTTGATGGATCTATCTCAAAGCACCAGGGTATCCGTTACTTGTTTGAGGATGGATCGCGACTT GTTTTCCGCTTGTCTGGAACTGGCTCGGAAGGAGCAACCATCAGGCTCTACATTGAACAGTACGAGAAGGATGCTTCGAAGATTGGACGAGAGTCCCAGGAAGCTCTGTCTCCTCTG GTTGACATAGCTCTGAAGCTGTCCAAGATGGAGGAGTTCACGGGCCGATCAGCCCCCACCGTCATAACTTAA